In Tripterygium wilfordii isolate XIE 37 chromosome 23, ASM1340144v1, whole genome shotgun sequence, one genomic interval encodes:
- the LOC119992692 gene encoding uncharacterized protein LOC119992692, giving the protein MAPKFLLILLNMFLSSGIIFYPAKAQTWIKAGYWFYDSGFPVSDINSALYTHIICAFANLNSSSYELSVPDEQSFSNFTNIVKLENPSITTLLSIGGGEANYSDFSLMVRNSSNRESFIQSSIELSRLYGFDGLDFSWVSANTSSNMVNTGTLFQEWRAAIVSETINSSQSELILTAAVQYTPNSDDASFPIESARQNLNWVHVLAYDYYMPTWANVTGAFAALYDPASEISTDYGIGTWINGGIPANKLVLALPFYGYAWTLENPSDNGVGAPATGPAITDDGSMGYKDVKNYIKRYGAKIVYNATYVVNYCTVGSTWIAFDDTEVVRIKVSYAKEKDLLGYVVWQIPYDDNWVLSQAAAQVGDKKHNDRQLLVIILTTAATLVLLLGCVAYYARTRIINRKGKSKATAGDFGGKVPDLMIYGCDDIKAATDDFSIENKLGEGGYGPVYKGILPDGQEIAVKQLSKTSTQGFEEFKNEVTLTARLQHVNLVKVLGFCIDRDEQMLIYEYMPNKSLDCYLFDPIRLYLLDWEKRVQIIEGVTQAFLYLQEYSRFTIIHRDLKPSNILLDNEMKPKISDFGMARIFARDGLEANTNRIVGTFGYAPPEYIRQGLYSTKSDVYSFGILLLQLITGQRNACSYGVNENLSLTEYAYELWSNGEGMEFMDSTLDDSSSSCKLIRCMQVALLCIQDDPKKRPSMLEVSSMLQNGTTPLARPEKPAFSIKRANEDQKKEPALHFEIYSVNDATISTVGGRKVTKSGNNGCTNDRHPNRKIWQIGRTYERKTMLGYKMSKSWAKWLKGGQELDHEQLHGTAESQFHTQKIYDEVDLEESCAGAGKHMHSSVYATEPRDESFRIHELCSFIVHQVFVTMSPCPASLCSLPSMGSTALIAILTTLLCISFRVNCSNSDTWIKGGYWYSGSELPVSEIDSTLFSHLTCSFAYVNSSSYQILINSSNQQSFSTFTDTVKLKNPSIVTLLSIWVGKEQSPILSSMISQSSYRKSFINSSITISRLYAFQGLELRGVKPNNSTNMTNLGTLLSEWRDAISSEARSSGKSPLILTMNGYNLPENESVSYPIESMRKNLDWIHVMAYNYYIPTTNNYTGYHAALYGPSSRASANDSMMEWISRGISANKLVLGLPFHGYAWSLVNPQDNDVDAPASGPAITLDGSMGYKLIKSQIRTYGYGAVSVYNSTYVVNLVKFSSIWINFDDVEAIRAKIGYAKQRRLLGYNAFHLSNDDNWVLSRAAGDIGDPDHKGRGRLPIIVAATLVAAILLLGMICCYLQRRVLKSKVSKLQGKVPAAEYHDKNAPSLQAFSFAIIKAATNNFSNENKLGGGGYGPVYKGRLPRGQEIAVKRLSKASTQGLEEFKNEVTLTARLEHVNLVRVIGFCTEKDEKMLVYKYMPNKSLDFYLFDPIKRYELDWRKRVHIIQGVTQGLLYLQEYSNFTIIHRDIKASNILLDNDMNPKISDFGMARLFRKDEREANTGRIVGTYGFVPPEYVRKGIYSMKYDVYSFGVLLLQIISGKRNACIYGPSENLHLLEYAYELWKDGIGMEFIDPALDDSNSTCKLIRCMQVALLCVQENPVDRPSTLEVFSMLKNENPAAATPKRPAFSKNNDEDEEGKPILMEGICSINEMTISQDVPR; this is encoded by the exons ATGGCGCCTAAATTTCTCCTTATCCTGCTAAATATGTTTCTCTCTTCAGGAATAATATTTTATCCAGCAAAAGCACAAACTTGGATCAAAGCAGGTTACTGGTTTTATGACAGTGGATTCCCTGTTTCAGATATCAATTCTGCTCTCTATACACATATTATATGTGCTTTTGCTAATCTCAATTCCTCTTCTTACGAGCTCTCAGTTCCTGATGAACAATCCTTCTCCAATTTCACAAACATAGTAAAACTAGAAAACCCATCAATCACTACACTTCTCTCTATTGGAGGCGGAGAAGCAAATTATTCTGATTTCTCTTTGATGGTAAGAAACTCTTCTAACAGGGAATCTTTTATTCAGTCCTCCATAGAACTATCCAGGCTTTATGGGTTTGATGGTCTTGACTTCTCCTGGGTTTCAGCCAACACAAGCTCAAACATGGTCAACACGGGTACTCTATTTCAAGAGTGGAGAGCTGCTATTGTTTCCGAGACAATAAACTCCAGCCAATCTGAATTGATTTTAACAGCTGCTGTTCAATACACACCAAATTCGGATGATGCGAGTTTTCCGATAGAGTCAGCAAGACAGAACTTGAATtgggttcatgttttggcttaTGACTACTATATGCCTACTTGGGCTAACGTTACTGGTGCTTTTGCTGCTTTATATGATCCTGCAAGTGAAATTAGTACTGATTATGGTATAGGGACGTGGATTAATGGAGGAATTCCAGCTAATAAATTGGTTTTGGCTTTGCCATTTTACGGCTACGCTTGGACGCTTGAAAACCCAAGTGACAATGGTGTTGGTGCACCTGCAACAGGGCCTGCAATCACTGATGATGGGTCAATGGGCTATAAGGATGTCAAGAATTACATTAAAAGATATGGAGCTAAGATAGTGTACAATGCTACATATGTAGTGAATTACTGCACAGTTGGGTCAACTTGGATTGCTTTTGATGATACTGAAGTTGTTAGAATTAAGGTTTCTTATGCAAAGGAGAAAGACCTTCTTGGTTATGTTGTGTGGCAAATCCCATATGATGACAATTGGGTGCTTTCTCAAGCAGCAG CTCAAGTTGGTGACAAAAAACATAACGACCGACAATTGCTGGTGATCATCTTAACTACAGCTGCTACATTGGTTCTTCTTTTAGGCTGTGTGGCATATTATGCAAGGACAAGAATTATCAACCGGAAAG GAAAGTCAAAAGCAACTGCTGGTGATTTTGGTGGCAAAGTTCCTGATCTGATGATTTATGGTTGTGATGACATCAAGGCGGCTACCGATgatttttcaattgaaaataagCTTGGTGAGGGTGGATATGGACCTGTATACAAG GGTATATTACCAGATGGACAGGAAATTGCTGTGAAGCAACTTTCTAAGACATCTACGCAAGGATTTGAGGAGTTCAAAAATGAGGTTACACTTACTGCAAGACTACAACATGTGAATCTCGTCAAAGTTTTGGGATTTTGCATTGACAGAGATGAACAAATGCTGATCTATGAATACATGCCCAACAAAAGCTTGGACTGCTACCTTTTCG ATCCCATTAGACTATATTTGTTGGATTGGGAAAAACGGGTTCAAATCATTGAAGGTGTTACTCAAGCTTTTCTGTATCTCCAAGAGTACTCAAGATTTACTATCATCCATCGAGACTTGAAGCCTAGCAATATTTTACTTGACAATGAAATGAAGCCCAAGATTTCTGATTTCGGAATGGCTAGAATTTTTGCAAGAGATGGACTTGAAGCAAACACCAACAGGATTGTGGGAACATT TGGCTACGCTCCTCCTGAATATATTAGGCAGGGATTATACTCAACGAAATCTGACGTTTACAGTTTCGGAATTCTACTTCTACAATTAATAACTGGCCAGAGAAATGCATGTTCTTATGGTGTGAATGAAAATTTGAGCCTTACTGAATAT GCATATGAACTTTGGTCAAACGGCGAAGGCATGGAGTTTATGGATTCGACGTTAGACGATTCAAGTTCGTCATGTAAATTGATTCGGTGCATGCAAGTCGCTCTTCTATGCATACAGGATGACCCAAAAAAAAGGCCGTCGATGTTAGAAGTTTCATCAATGCTCCAAAATGGAACAACACCATTAGCGAGACCCGAAAAGCCTGCTTTCTCTATAAAAAGAGCTaatgaagatcagaaaaaagaACCTGCACTGCACTTTGAAATTTATTCTGTTAACGATGCAACTATTTCAACAGTCGGAGGCCGA AAAGTAACCAAGAGTGGCAACAATGGCTGCACCAACGATCGCCATCCTAACCGGAAAATATGGCAAATTGGAAG GACTTATGAGAGAAAGACGATGTTGGGCTATAAGATGAGCAAAAGTTGGGCCAAATGGTTGAAGGGTGGGCAAGAATTAGACCACGAG CAGTTGCACGGCACTGCCGAGAGTCAATTTCATACTCAAAAAATCTACGATGAAGTTGACTTAGAAGAGTCGTGCGCAGGTGCAGGAAAACATATGCATTCATCTGTTTATGCCACAGAACCTCGTGATGAAAGTTTCCGCATACATGAGCTTTGTTCG TTCATTGTGCATCAAGTGTTTGTTACAATGTCTCCATGCCCTGCTTCACTTTGCTCCCTTCCTTCAATGGGTTCCACAGCTCTTATCGCCATCCTCACCACCCTCCTCTGTATCTCTTTTAGAGTCAACTGTTCAAATTCAGATACTTGGATTAAAGGTGGTTATTGGTATTCTGGTTCTGAACTTCCTGTATCTGAAATCGATTCTACTCTGTTCTCTCACCTTACATGTTCTTTTGCTTATGTAAACTCTTCCTCATATCAGATTTTAATCAATTCCTCTAATCAACAATCCTTTTCTACCTTCACCGACACGGTGAAGCTCAAAAACCCATCAATCGTTACACTCCTCTCGATCTGGGTTGGCAAAGAACAATCTCCAATTTTGTCTTCCATGATCAGCCAGTCTTCTTACAGGAAATCCTTTATTAACTCTTCTATCACAATTTCTAGGTTGTATGCATTTCAAGGACTTGAACTTCGTGGGGTTAAGCCAAATAACAGTACCAACATGACTAATTTAGGAACCCTTTTGAGTGAATGGAGAGATGCTATTTCTTCTGAGGCAAGAAGCTCTGGAAAGTCACCATTGATTCTGACGATGAATGGATATAACTTGCCGGAGAATGAATCGGTCAGTTATCCAATCGAATCAATGAGAAAAAACTTGGATTGGATACATGTTATGGCATATAACTACTATATCCCAACCACAAATAATTATACAGGTTATCATGCAGCTTTATATGGACCATCCAGCAGGGCTAGTGCAAATGATAGTATGATGGAGTGGATAAGTAGAGGAATTTCAGCTAACAAGCTGGTTTTGGGTTTGCCTTTCCACGGCTATGCGTGGTCACTAGTGAATCCTCAAGATAATGATGTTGATGCACCAGCATCCGGTCCGGCTATAACTTTGGATGGCTCAATGGGCTACAAGTTAATCAAATCGCAAATCCGAACCTACGGTTATGGTGCTGTTTCTGTGTACAATAGTACATATGTAGTGAATCTTGTCAAATTCAGTAGCATTTGGATCAACTTTGATGATGTTGAGGCTATTAGAGCAAAGATTGGTTATGCAAAGCAGAGGAGGCTTCTTGGCTACAATGCCTTTCACCTCTCCAACGATGACAATTGGGTGCTTTCTCGAGCAGCAG GTGACATAGGAGATCCTGATCATAAAGGAAGAGGAAGATTGCCGATCATCGTGGCAGCTACTTTAGTCGCGGCAATTCTCTTACTGGGCATGATCTGCTGTTACTTGCAAAGACGAGTGCTGAAATCAAAAG TATCCAAATTACAAGGCAAAGTCCCAGCTGCTGAATATCACGACAAGAATGCTCCCAGTCTGCAAGCATTCAGCTTTGCCATCATTAAAGCAGctacaaataatttttcaaacgAAAATAAGCTTGGAGGAGGAGGATATGGACCTGTATACAAG GGGAGATTACCAAGGGGACAAGAAATCGCGGTAAAGAGGCTCTCAAAAGCTTCAACTCAAGGATTGGAGGAGTTCAAGAACGAGGTTACACTTACTGCGAGACTTGAACATGTGAATCTTGTTAGAGTTATTGGATTCTGTACAGAGAAGGATGAAAAAATGCTGGTTTACAAGTACATGCCCAACAAAAGCTTGGATTTCTATCTCTTTG ATCCAATCAAACGGTATGAGCTAGATTGGAGAAAGCGAGTGCACATCATTCAAGGGGTTACTCAAGGCCTCTTATATCTCCAAGAGTACTCAAACTTTACAATAATTCATCGAGATATAAAGGCTAGCAATATTTTACTGGATAATGATATGAACCCCAAGATATCAGATTTTGGCATGGCTAGACTTTTCAGAAAAGATGAACGTGAAGCAAACACTGGACGAATTGTTGGAACGTA TGGCTTCGTACCTCCTGAATATGTAAGAAAAGGTATATACTCTATGAAGTACGATGTCTATAGCTTTGGAGTTCTGCTTCTGCAAATCATAAGCGGCAAGAGGAATGCATGCATTTACGGCCCATCTGAGAATCTTCATCTTCTTGAATAC GCATATGAGTTATGGAAAGACGGTATAGGAATGGAGTTCATCGATCCAGCACTGGACGATTCAAATTCAACTTGTAAGCTCATACGATGCATGCAAGTAGCTCTGCTGTGTGTACAGGAAAATCCAGTGGACAGACCATCCACGTTGGAAGTCTTTTCAATGCTCAAGAATGAAAACCCAGCCGCTGCGACTCCTAAACGTCCTGCCTTCTCAAAGAAtaatgatgaagatgaggaagGCAAACCAATATTGATGGAAGGAATTTGTTCAATCAATGAGATGACAATTTCTCAAGATGTTCCAAGATGA
- the LOC119992509 gene encoding AT-rich interactive domain-containing protein 2, with translation MVGTQSRGGTKMPFDQILSVFLKEVVSSGCIRPMPAVVGDGRSLDLFRLFCLVKERGGSDLVSKNGLWANVAKELGFDKGVSASVKLIYVKYMNELETWLRGSCGGRKSVSEVSKSGENVRSLPLELETEIRDLLSDWLDRRKDYALPLLVKTSDKYTNMGINDIGMGTPDAKDTCDGVKKVGDDDEKNCYGDVNNPVMLDPNVSTKECNFRKRKRESLSKMLDWVIQIAKHPQDPSIGVIPPPSMWKDHGGEKLWVQAIRAREALLKRRDVDSIAQQSLLKNDLRMHPSMYEDVSIGSRQFMEGLRCSERLPTSLKSRVCSCCSSSSVSQCRLISLPKKELKNTSKEHETVPIDLSLSPKDLIAVQSVDGSFRKNVSLGPLFQADVPKWTGVASESETRWLGTLLWPLESENCSCIVKDSVGRGRSEICGCQHPGFVKCVRFHIAEKRMKLKLELNSVFYHWRFDRMGEEVSLQWTLEEEKRFRDVVWSNPPSLGKSFWNDLPKYFPRKRKGDLVSYYFNVFLINRRSYQNRVTPNDIDSDDEETEFGYVGDRFGYEVLKGAEGSDMLICSENNQCSHLE, from the coding sequence ATGGTGGGCACACAATCGAGAGGTGGAACTAAGATGCCTTTCGATCAGATTCTGTCAGTTTTTCTGAAAGAGGTTGTGAGTAGTGGTTGCATTAGGCCTATGCCGGCAGTGGTTGGTGACGGGCGGTCACTGGATCTGTTTAGGCTGTTTTGTTTGGTCAAAGAAAGAGGTGGGTCTGATTTGGTGTCGAAGAATGGGTTATGGGCTAATGTGGCAAAAGAATTAGGGTTTGACAAGGGTGTTTCAGCATCAGTTAAATTGATATATGTCAAATATATGAATGAGTTAGAAACATGGCTGAGGGGGAGTTGTGGTGGTAGAAAATCAGTATCTGAAGTGTCCAAAAGTGGGGAGAATGTCAGATCATTGCCATTGGAGCTGGAAACAGAAATTAGAGATTTGCTATCGGATTGGTTGGATCGGAGGAAAGATTATGCACTTCCTCTCTTGGTTAAGACAAGTGATAAGTATACTAATATGGGAATCAATGATATTGGCATGGGAACTCCGGATGCCAAGGATACGTGTGATGGTGTAAAAAAGGTCGGTGATGATGACGAAAAAAATTGCTATGGAGATGTCAATAATCCAGTTATGTTGGACCCAAATGTTTCTACGAAAGAGTGCAATTTTCGTAAGCGAAAGAGAGAATCTTTATCGAAAATGCTGGACTGGGTGATCCAGATTGCTAAGCATCCTCAAGATCCCTCAATTGGGGTAATACCACCACCATCTATGTGGAAGGACCATGGAGGCGAGAAATTATGGGTCCAGGCAATCAGGGCGCGAGAGGCTCTCTTGAAAAGAAGGGATGTGGATTCAATTGCTCAACAATCTCTCTTAAAGAACGATTTAAGGATGCATCCATCTATGTATGAAGATGTTAGTATTGGCAGCCGTCAATTTATGGAGGGTTTAAGATGCAGTGAAAGGCTCCCTACGTCACTGAAATCTCGCGTATGCTCCTGTTGTAGTTCAAGTTCAGTCTCCCAATGTAGATTGATCAGTCTTCCCAAGAAAGAATTGAAGAACACTTCGAAGGAGCATGAAACTGTACCTATTGATTTATCTTTATCACCCAAGGATTTGATTGCTGTACAATCTGTAGATGGTAGCTTTCGAAAGAACGTTTCTTTGGGGCCTCTCTTTCAAGCTGACGTGCCCAAGTGGACTGGTGTGGCTTCAGAGAGTGAAACCAGATGGCTAGGGACCTTACTATGGCCTTTGGAAAGTGAAAACTGTTCTTGTATTGTAAAAGATTCGGTTGGAAGGGGAAGATCAGAGATTTGTGGCTGTCAGCATCCAGGTTTTGTTAAATGTGTCCGATTTCACATTGCTGAGAAGAGAATGAAATTGAAGCTTGAGCTGAATTCAGTATTTTATCATTGGAGGTTTGATCGTATGGGTGAGGAAGTTTCACTTCAGTGGACAttggaggaagaaaaaagatTCAGAGATGTAGTATGGTCAAACCCCCCATCTCTAGGCAAAAGCTTTTGGAATGATTTGCCAAAGTATTTTCctaggaaaagaaaaggtgatTTGGTTAGCTATTACTTCAATGTATTTCTTATCAATCGACGGAGTTATCAGAATCGTGTGACTCCTAACGACATTGATAGCGATGATGAGGAAACAGAGTTTGGATATGTAGGTGACCGGTTTGGCTATGAAGTACTTAAGGGCGCTGAAGGCTCCGATATGCTAATATGTTCAGAAAATAATCAATGCTCTCACTTGGAATAG